In a single window of the Danio rerio strain Tuebingen ecotype United States chromosome 20, GRCz12tu, whole genome shotgun sequence genome:
- the irf4l gene encoding interferon regulatory factor 4, producing MSGSSGNGKLRNWLIQQVDSGKYPGLVWEDAEKSSFRIPWKHAGKQDYNREEDAALFKAWALFKGKHREGIDKPDPPTWKTRLRCALNKSSDFEELQKQSQLDTTQPYKVYRIIPEGHKAAPKSYERVSTSSVPYNYPFYPAYEPVEGQVCNFLSAADRSWRDFLCEQKPLSDVQYSQSSCWNTAVYSGSFYNYSTTDLPPSQFSLDIQPAGGSILTDVRLQVSVFSGESLLTEVTVSSVEGCRLAPEDPSWTYGGPELVPLPQQECRGALEGGVLLWMSPDGLYARRCCQSRVYCDATHTRLLKLDTQQTCKLLDTQIFLTELQAYVLHARPPPRFHAQLLFESYDRSERPLTVQVEPLFARQLILLLQQGGVSHIRHAHDLSPLTAEQIHPTFQDHASGVQTHGNFSHQ from the exons ATGTCTGGAAGCTCTGGAAACGGGAAGCTGCGGAACTGGCTCATCCAGCAGGTGGATTCTGGGAAATATCCCGGCCTGGTGTGGGAGGACGCAGAGAAAAGCAGCTTCCGCATCCCCTGGAAACATGCTGGGAAACAGGACTACAACCGGGAGGAGGACGCCGCGCTCTTTAAG GCCTGGGCCCTGTTTAAAGGCAAACATCGGGAAGGAATCGACAAGCCGGATCCGCCGACGTGGAAAACTCGCCTTCGCTGTGCTTTAAACAAGAGCAGCGACTTCGAGGAACTGCAGAAACAGAGTCAACTCGACACCACACAGCCATATAAAGTCTACCGCATCATCCCTGAGGGACATaaagcag CACCAAAATCATACGAGAGAGTTTCCACCAGCTCAGTTCCTTATAACTACCCATTTTATCCTGCATATGAGCCTGTGGAGGGTCAG GTGTGTAACTTCCTGTCAGCTGCTGACCGGAGCTGGAGGGACTTCCTGTGTGAGCAGAAGCCGCTGTCAGATGTTCAGTACAGCCAGAGCTCATGCTGGAACACTGCTGTTTATTCTGGATCTTTCTACAACTACAGCACCACCGACCTGCCTCCGTCACAATTCAGCCTGGACATCCAGCCTGCAGGGGGCAGCATACTGACAG ATGTGCGTCTGCAGGTCAGTGTGTTCAGCGGAGAGTCTCTGCTCACAGAAGTCACCGTCTCCAGTGTTGAGGGCTGTCGGCTGGCCCCTGAGGACCCCAGCTGGACCTACGGCGGCCCCGAGCTGGTTCCTCTGCCCCAGCAGGAGTGCAGGGGAGCGCTGGAGGGTGGGGTCCTGCTGTGGATGAGCCCCGATGGCCTGTACGCCCGCCGCTGCTGCCAGAGCCGCGTTTACTGCGACGCCACACACACACGACTGCTCAAACTGGACACACAGCAGACCTGCAAACTACTGGACACGCAGATCTTCCTCACAG AACTGCAGGCTTATGTGCTTCATGCTCGGCCTCCTCCACGTTTCCATGCACAGCTGTTATTTGAGAGTTATGACCGCTCAGAACGACCGCTGACTGTCCAG GTGGAGCCACTGTTCGCCCGTCAGCTGATACTTCTCCTACAACAGGGCGGAGTCAGTCACATCCGACACGCCCACGACCTTTCTCCTTTGACAGCAGAGCAGATTCACCCGACCTTTCAGGACCACGCCAGTGGAGTTCAGACTCATGGAAACTTCTCCCACCAGTGA